The proteins below are encoded in one region of Xenopus laevis strain J_2021 chromosome 8L, Xenopus_laevis_v10.1, whole genome shotgun sequence:
- the ccnp.L gene encoding cyclin-P isoform X2 codes for MEGKREPFKAKDNNRIPCTGDQRKKKILAIGSKVSVADKLSSIGASFLAKRARVSEVPVHHVQLNINASKGSSFSEQWVEELVQAMEALDMHTEQEYALDIFTGMLVNQSCQTFRACDIPKSVTAEMRTVLVDWLVQVHEYLGLEEETLYLAVYLMNSYMKVHKIHTALLQLLAASCLFLASKIEESLIPEPAELCFMMEDAFSKKELLKMERKILSRLKFELHYIHPLHFLRILSAVGKCPMKILYLAMYFMELTLLEADGAMIEPALLATGALSLAQRVSLESGFLTIDETWHGVQQWFSYSDAQLTSCQNLMARAALRAVSLENKSTWHKYSRPQKLGVSSGPSMTNSKHLARCMRTLSIQL; via the exons ATGGAAGGGAAGCGGGAACCATTCAAGGCCAAGGACAACAACAGAATTCCCTGCACAGGAGATCAGAGAAAG AAAAAGATTCTGGCAATAGGTTCAAAGGTTTCTGTGGCAGACAAGCTTTCCTCAATAGGAGCCTCCTTTTTAGCAAAAAGAG cACGTGTTTCTGAGGTTCCTGTCCATCACGTACAACTAAACATTAACGCTAGTAAAGGAAGCTCTTTCTCGGAGCAGTGGGTAGAGGAGCTTGTTCAAGCAATGGAGGCACTAGACATGCATACTGAGCAAGAATATGCTCTTGATATTTTCACTGGAATGCTG GTGAATCAGTCATGCCAAACATTTAGAGCTTGTGACATCCCTAAATCAGTGACCGCTGAGATGAGGACTGTTCTGGTGGACTGGCTGGTTCAAGTTcat GAGTACCTGGGTCTGGAAGAGGAGACACTCTACCTTGCTGTATACCTTATGAATTCCTACATGAAAGTTCACAAGATCCACACTGCTCTGCTTCAACTCCTGGCTGCCAGCTGCCTCTTCCTTGCCAGCAAAATAGAAGAGAGTTTAATACCGGAG CCAGCAGAGCTCTGCTTTATGATGGAAGATGCCTTCAGCAAGAAAGAACTGCTGAAAATGGAAAGGAAGATCCTCAGCCGCTTGAAATTCGAACTCCATTATATTcatcctctgcacttcctccGGATTCTTTCCGCTGTTGGGAAATGCCCCATGAAG ATTCTGTACCTTGCTATGTACTTTATGGAATTAACTCTCCTAGAGGCTGATGGAGCAATGATTGAGCCAGCTCTGTTGGCCACTGGAGCACTTAGCTTGGCACAGAGGGTATCTCTGGAGTCTGGATTTCTTACAATAGATGAGACGTGGCATGGAGTACAGCAGTGGTTCTCCTACAG TGATGCACAACTGACAAGCTGCCAGAACCTAATGGCAAGAGCAGCGCTTCGTGCTGtttctttggaaaacaaatcaacTTGGCATAAATATTCCCGTCCCCAAAAATTAGGGGTGAGCTCTGGACCATCCATGACTAACTCAAAACACCTTGCCCGCTGCATGAGGACACTAAGCATTCAGTTATGA
- the ccnp.L gene encoding cyclin-P isoform X1, with amino-acid sequence MSEMEGKREPFKAKDNNRIPCTGDQRKKKILAIGSKVSVADKLSSIGASFLAKRARVSEVPVHHVQLNINASKGSSFSEQWVEELVQAMEALDMHTEQEYALDIFTGMLVNQSCQTFRACDIPKSVTAEMRTVLVDWLVQVHEYLGLEEETLYLAVYLMNSYMKVHKIHTALLQLLAASCLFLASKIEESLIPEPAELCFMMEDAFSKKELLKMERKILSRLKFELHYIHPLHFLRILSAVGKCPMKILYLAMYFMELTLLEADGAMIEPALLATGALSLAQRVSLESGFLTIDETWHGVQQWFSYSDAQLTSCQNLMARAALRAVSLENKSTWHKYSRPQKLGVSSGPSMTNSKHLARCMRTLSIQL; translated from the exons ATGTCTGAG ATGGAAGGGAAGCGGGAACCATTCAAGGCCAAGGACAACAACAGAATTCCCTGCACAGGAGATCAGAGAAAG AAAAAGATTCTGGCAATAGGTTCAAAGGTTTCTGTGGCAGACAAGCTTTCCTCAATAGGAGCCTCCTTTTTAGCAAAAAGAG cACGTGTTTCTGAGGTTCCTGTCCATCACGTACAACTAAACATTAACGCTAGTAAAGGAAGCTCTTTCTCGGAGCAGTGGGTAGAGGAGCTTGTTCAAGCAATGGAGGCACTAGACATGCATACTGAGCAAGAATATGCTCTTGATATTTTCACTGGAATGCTG GTGAATCAGTCATGCCAAACATTTAGAGCTTGTGACATCCCTAAATCAGTGACCGCTGAGATGAGGACTGTTCTGGTGGACTGGCTGGTTCAAGTTcat GAGTACCTGGGTCTGGAAGAGGAGACACTCTACCTTGCTGTATACCTTATGAATTCCTACATGAAAGTTCACAAGATCCACACTGCTCTGCTTCAACTCCTGGCTGCCAGCTGCCTCTTCCTTGCCAGCAAAATAGAAGAGAGTTTAATACCGGAG CCAGCAGAGCTCTGCTTTATGATGGAAGATGCCTTCAGCAAGAAAGAACTGCTGAAAATGGAAAGGAAGATCCTCAGCCGCTTGAAATTCGAACTCCATTATATTcatcctctgcacttcctccGGATTCTTTCCGCTGTTGGGAAATGCCCCATGAAG ATTCTGTACCTTGCTATGTACTTTATGGAATTAACTCTCCTAGAGGCTGATGGAGCAATGATTGAGCCAGCTCTGTTGGCCACTGGAGCACTTAGCTTGGCACAGAGGGTATCTCTGGAGTCTGGATTTCTTACAATAGATGAGACGTGGCATGGAGTACAGCAGTGGTTCTCCTACAG TGATGCACAACTGACAAGCTGCCAGAACCTAATGGCAAGAGCAGCGCTTCGTGCTGtttctttggaaaacaaatcaacTTGGCATAAATATTCCCGTCCCCAAAAATTAGGGGTGAGCTCTGGACCATCCATGACTAACTCAAAACACCTTGCCCGCTGCATGAGGACACTAAGCATTCAGTTATGA